The Cucumis melo cultivar AY chromosome 5, USDA_Cmelo_AY_1.0, whole genome shotgun sequence genome has a segment encoding these proteins:
- the LOC127149454 gene encoding proteasome subunit beta type-3-like: MADSDHFAVKALIQLANHTFLSDVLGQFMPFVGMDWSQTGVTNLFSAIKENGYQLLFLSARSISQAYHTRQFLFNLKQDGKALPEGSVVNGSAVVAMVGKNCFAIASDRRLGVQLQTIATDFQKIYRIHDKLFLGLSGLGTDAQTLYQRLVYQHKLYQLREERDMKPETFASLVSARLYEKSYSAGSS, translated from the exons ATGGCGGACTCCGATCACTTCGCGGTGAAGGCCTTGATTCAACTTGCTAATCATACTTTCTT GTCGGATGTTCTGGGTCAATTCATGCCCTTTGTTGGAATGGATTGGTCACAAACAGGTGTCACAAATTTATTTTCTGCTATTAAG gaAAATGGGTACCAATTGCTTTTTCTCAGTGCACGATCAATTTCTCAGGCGTATCACACCCGCCAATTTCTTTTCAACCTTAAGCAA GATGGGAAGGCTTTACCAGAGGGGTCTGTGGTTAATGGAAGTGCTGTAGTTGCGATGGTGGGGAAGAATTGCTTTGCCATTGCCAGTGATCGTAGACTTGGTGTTCAGTTGCAGACTATTGCCACAGATTTCCAGAAAATTTACAGGATTCATGATAAGCTATTTCTTGGCCTTTCGGGGCTTGGTACCGATGCTCAGACACT GTATCAACGGCTTGTTTATCAGCACAAACTGTACCAACTTCGTGAAGAGAGGGACATGAAGCCTGAGACTTTTGCTAGCCTTGTCTCAGCTCGTCTTTATGAGAAAAG TTATTCGGCGGGCTCCTCATGA